The proteins below are encoded in one region of Shewanella putrefaciens:
- a CDS encoding tetratricopeptide repeat protein — protein sequence MSTLFRAVYSSAIYGLLLCQLWACSSSPAVPKADEVESLFADNLFAPVTGIPSAEDIFYLPSDAVVEVRRAFERYSLSHTNTLAAHEWLANYINANQTSAQRDFRYQDNLTQVASETYAQRAGNCMSLVVMTSALADIFNIETEFQDIAIEPVWDKQGDFYLINGHVNLRLLPPANTHTVYVSSRAILVDFMPERALRGYDKTQINRQTLITMFYNNMAAEALVSGDLDRAYALIKAGLKEGKFVPAFNTLAVIYRHRGDEKRAEQVYRYALKFDANNMTTLYNLAVILGNQGRLDEWAEVHKVLELARIRNPYYYYDMAQQAFDEHQYDEALAWYQRALARADYRHEFFFGLSQTYWALGDEKRAKLNMEKAMALSADETDKHRYQAKLQAMKRH from the coding sequence ATGTCGACACTATTCCGAGCCGTCTATTCGAGTGCCATTTATGGCCTATTGCTTTGCCAATTGTGGGCATGTAGCTCAAGCCCTGCCGTGCCCAAGGCCGATGAAGTCGAATCTTTGTTCGCCGATAACCTTTTTGCGCCAGTGACAGGCATTCCATCAGCCGAGGACATTTTCTATTTACCTTCGGATGCCGTGGTTGAAGTGAGGCGTGCATTCGAACGATATAGCCTATCCCACACTAACACTCTGGCCGCGCATGAATGGCTGGCCAACTATATTAATGCCAATCAAACCAGTGCCCAGCGTGATTTCCGATATCAAGATAACCTGACACAAGTCGCCAGTGAAACCTACGCTCAGCGGGCGGGTAACTGCATGTCGCTGGTGGTGATGACCTCGGCCTTGGCGGATATTTTTAATATTGAGACCGAGTTTCAAGATATTGCCATTGAGCCTGTGTGGGATAAGCAAGGGGATTTTTATCTGATCAATGGCCATGTGAATCTACGTTTACTGCCACCGGCAAATACGCACACTGTGTATGTCTCATCCCGTGCCATACTCGTTGATTTTATGCCGGAACGGGCTTTGCGGGGATACGATAAAACCCAAATTAATCGGCAGACGTTAATTACCATGTTTTACAATAATATGGCCGCAGAAGCCCTAGTGAGTGGTGATTTAGACCGAGCCTATGCTCTGATTAAAGCCGGTTTAAAAGAGGGGAAATTTGTACCAGCATTCAATACGTTGGCGGTTATTTATCGGCATAGAGGAGATGAAAAGCGTGCCGAGCAAGTGTATCGCTACGCGCTAAAATTCGATGCGAATAATATGACAACACTCTATAACTTAGCGGTAATTTTAGGGAACCAAGGCCGCTTAGATGAATGGGCTGAAGTCCATAAGGTGCTTGAGTTGGCGCGAATTCGCAATCCCTATTACTACTATGATATGGCGCAGCAAGCCTTTGATGAGCATCAATATGATGAAGCCTTGGCTTGGTATCAAAGGGCGCTTGCGCGGGCGGATTATCGCCATGAGTTTTTCTTTGGCCTTTCCCAAACGTACTGGGCGTTAGGGGATGAGAAACGCGCTAAGCTCAATATGGAAAAAGCCATGGCATTGAGCGCTGATGAGACAGATAAACACCGCTATCAGGCAAAATTACAGGCGATGAAACGGCATTAG
- a CDS encoding ammonium transporter — MEELTKLGVTVSELRFALDTFYFLISGALVMWMAAGFAMLEAGLVRSKNTTEILTKNVVLYAIACVMYLLVGYNIMYVDNTEGGWLPSIGTLIGSQASDASHALESDFFFQVVFVATAMSIVSGAVAERMKLWAFLFFSVVMTAVIYPVEGYWTWGQGFIAKLGFVDFAGSGIVHMTGAAAAIAGVLLLGARKGKYGPNGQVNPIPGSNLPMATLGMFILWMGWFGFNGGSQLMVSDAANASSVAKVFVNTNTAAAFGAISALIVCKMIWGKADLTMILNGILAGLVAITADPLSPSLLMAGVIGVVAGGLVVFSIVGLDRIKIDDPVGAISVHGVAGFLGLMCVPLSNADATITAQLTGAAIIFAWVFSASFAVWFVLKMTMGIRVSEEEEYNGMDASDCGIDAYPEFVTVKSAG; from the coding sequence ATGGAAGAATTAACAAAATTAGGTGTGACAGTTTCTGAGCTGCGCTTTGCACTCGATACCTTCTACTTTTTGATCTCAGGCGCATTGGTGATGTGGATGGCGGCGGGATTTGCCATGCTGGAGGCGGGCCTTGTTCGCTCAAAAAATACCACTGAAATTTTAACTAAAAACGTGGTTCTCTATGCGATTGCCTGTGTGATGTATTTGCTCGTCGGCTACAACATTATGTACGTCGATAATACCGAGGGCGGTTGGTTGCCTTCTATCGGGACGCTCATAGGCTCACAAGCCTCGGATGCGAGCCATGCGCTGGAGTCGGATTTCTTCTTCCAAGTGGTGTTTGTCGCAACGGCGATGTCCATTGTTTCTGGCGCGGTGGCGGAACGGATGAAGCTCTGGGCTTTCCTGTTTTTCTCGGTTGTGATGACAGCGGTTATCTACCCTGTGGAAGGTTATTGGACCTGGGGCCAAGGTTTTATCGCTAAACTCGGTTTTGTGGACTTTGCAGGCAGTGGCATAGTGCATATGACTGGGGCTGCAGCGGCCATCGCAGGCGTGTTATTGCTCGGCGCTCGTAAGGGGAAATATGGCCCGAATGGTCAAGTCAATCCTATTCCTGGTTCTAACTTGCCTATGGCTACATTAGGGATGTTTATTCTGTGGATGGGTTGGTTTGGTTTTAACGGTGGCTCGCAACTTATGGTGTCCGATGCGGCGAACGCAAGTTCGGTGGCTAAAGTGTTTGTGAACACGAATACTGCGGCGGCATTTGGCGCTATCTCAGCACTTATCGTCTGTAAGATGATTTGGGGCAAAGCGGATCTCACTATGATCCTCAACGGCATCCTCGCGGGCTTAGTGGCGATTACCGCCGATCCTCTCTCTCCTTCGTTGTTGATGGCGGGTGTGATAGGCGTGGTTGCTGGTGGTTTAGTGGTGTTTTCTATCGTGGGCTTAGATCGGATAAAGATCGATGATCCCGTGGGCGCCATTTCTGTGCATGGTGTGGCGGGTTTCCTTGGGTTAATGTGCGTGCCATTGTCGAATGCAGATGCAACTATCACGGCTCAGCTAACGGGTGCGGCGATTATTTTTGCTTGGGTATTTAGCGCCTCGTTTGCGGTGTGGTTTGTACTGAAGATGACCATGGGGATCCGTGTTTCAGAGGAAGAGGAATACAACGGAATGGATGCTTCTGACTGCGGAATCGACGCCTACCCAGAGTTTGTGACCGTAAAAAGCGCCGGCTAA
- a CDS encoding P-II family nitrogen regulator, with protein MKLVSAIIKPFKLDDVREAIAGIGIEGMTVTEVKGFGRQKGHTELYRGAEYQVDFLPKVKLEIATKAENLDMLIEAITTAAHTGKIGDGKIFVVDLEQAIRIRTGELDTEAL; from the coding sequence ATGAAACTAGTCAGCGCTATCATCAAGCCATTTAAATTGGATGATGTCCGTGAAGCTATTGCCGGAATTGGTATTGAGGGTATGACGGTGACCGAAGTTAAAGGTTTTGGCCGTCAGAAAGGGCACACAGAGTTGTACCGTGGCGCTGAATATCAGGTGGATTTTTTGCCAAAAGTAAAACTCGAAATTGCCACTAAAGCTGAGAATCTCGACATGCTGATTGAAGCGATTACGACGGCGGCTCATACGGGAAAAATTGGCGACGGCAAGATCTTTGTCGTCGACTTAGAACAGGCTATCCGTATTCGTACGGGTGAACTCGATACTGAAGCGCTATAA
- a CDS encoding hydrolase: MLKPEECVLVIVDVQGKLAQIMDSTEKLHQQLQTLIQGAQLFEIPILWLEQLPDKLGATSPELQSLLAKTALPIAKQHFSGWHCDEFAQALTKTNRKHVILAGIETHVCVYQTCCDLIAQQYSVHLVADGVSSRSADNKQLGIQMMTARGALLTNVESLLFELQHQAQGERFRALIKLIK; this comes from the coding sequence ATGTTAAAACCCGAAGAATGCGTGCTTGTTATCGTCGATGTGCAGGGAAAGCTTGCTCAAATCATGGACAGCACTGAAAAGCTGCACCAACAGTTGCAGACCTTAATCCAAGGCGCACAGCTATTTGAAATCCCTATTTTATGGTTGGAGCAACTGCCCGATAAACTTGGTGCAACCAGTCCAGAGTTGCAAAGCTTGCTGGCGAAAACCGCCTTACCCATTGCGAAACAGCATTTTAGTGGCTGGCACTGCGATGAATTTGCCCAAGCATTAACTAAGACCAATCGCAAACACGTCATACTGGCGGGTATTGAAACCCATGTGTGTGTGTACCAAACCTGTTGTGACCTTATCGCACAGCAATATTCGGTGCATTTAGTCGCAGATGGCGTCTCGTCACGCAGCGCCGATAATAAACAACTGGGTATTCAGATGATGACGGCCAGAGGTGCCCTATTAACCAATGTGGAATCGCTGTTATTTGAATTACAGCATCAAGCCCAAGGCGAACGCTTTAGAGCCCTGATTAAACTGATTAAATAA
- the nrfA gene encoding ammonia-forming nitrite reductase cytochrome c552 subunit, whose protein sequence is MMKKMTGKSLALSALVAASFMAAGAMASDKTEPRNEVYKDKFKNQYNSWHDTSKSEELVDAIGQDPNMVILWAGYAFAKDYNAPRGHMYAVTDVRNTLRTGAPKNAEDGPLPMACWSCKSPDVPRLIEEQGEDGYFKGKWAKGGPEVTNTIGCGDCHEKGSPKLRISRPYVDRAMDALGTPFANASKKDKQSMVCGQCHVEYYFEKKEDKKGFVKFPWDMGITVDQMEVYYDGIEFSDWTHALSKTPMLKAQHPEYETWKLGIHGKNNVSCVDCHMPKVTSPEGKKFTDHKVGNPFDRFEETCATCHSQTKEFLVGVTNERKAKVKEMKLKAEEQLVKAHFEAAKAWELGATEAEMKPILTDIRHAQWRWDLAIASHGVAAHAPEEALRVLGTSVNKAADARVKLAQLLAKKGITDPIAIPDISTKAKAQAALGMDMDKMNAEKEAFKKDMLPKWDEEAKKREATYK, encoded by the coding sequence ATGATGAAGAAGATGACAGGTAAGTCCCTTGCACTGAGTGCATTGGTTGCCGCCAGCTTCATGGCGGCGGGCGCGATGGCGAGTGATAAAACCGAACCTCGTAATGAAGTTTATAAAGATAAATTTAAAAATCAATACAATAGCTGGCATGACACTTCAAAGAGTGAAGAGCTTGTCGATGCGATTGGCCAGGATCCTAATATGGTGATCCTGTGGGCTGGCTATGCATTCGCAAAAGATTACAACGCTCCTCGCGGCCATATGTATGCCGTGACCGACGTGCGTAATACCCTACGTACTGGTGCGCCTAAAAATGCGGAAGATGGTCCATTGCCTATGGCATGTTGGAGCTGTAAGAGCCCTGACGTACCTCGCTTAATTGAAGAGCAAGGTGAAGATGGCTACTTCAAAGGTAAATGGGCTAAGGGTGGCCCTGAAGTCACTAACACTATTGGCTGTGGTGATTGTCATGAAAAAGGCTCGCCAAAGTTACGTATTTCTCGTCCTTATGTAGACCGTGCAATGGATGCTCTCGGTACGCCATTTGCTAATGCATCGAAGAAAGACAAGCAATCTATGGTGTGCGGCCAGTGCCACGTTGAATACTATTTTGAGAAAAAAGAAGACAAAAAAGGTTTCGTCAAATTCCCTTGGGATATGGGCATAACTGTTGACCAGATGGAAGTTTACTATGACGGTATCGAGTTCTCCGATTGGACTCATGCGCTGTCTAAAACACCCATGTTAAAAGCGCAACATCCAGAGTATGAAACTTGGAAACTGGGTATTCATGGTAAAAATAATGTCAGTTGTGTTGACTGCCATATGCCAAAAGTGACTAGCCCTGAAGGTAAGAAATTTACCGATCATAAAGTGGGTAATCCATTTGACCGTTTCGAAGAAACCTGTGCAACTTGCCATAGCCAAACGAAAGAATTCTTAGTTGGCGTCACTAATGAACGTAAAGCTAAAGTTAAAGAAATGAAACTGAAAGCGGAAGAGCAATTAGTGAAAGCGCACTTCGAAGCTGCTAAAGCGTGGGAATTAGGTGCAACTGAAGCTGAAATGAAGCCTATCCTGACCGATATCCGTCATGCTCAATGGCGCTGGGATTTAGCGATTGCTTCCCATGGTGTTGCGGCTCATGCTCCTGAAGAAGCCCTACGTGTTTTAGGTACTTCAGTGAATAAAGCGGCCGATGCGCGGGTTAAGTTAGCACAGTTATTAGCGAAAAAAGGCATTACAGATCCAATCGCTATTCCTGATATCTCTACCAAAGCGAAGGCACAAGCAGCATTAGGTATGGACATGGATAAGATGAATGCAGAGAAAGAAGCATTCAAGAAAGACATGTTACCTAAGTGGGATGAAGAAGCGAAAAAACGCGAAGCCACTTATAAATAA
- the narQ gene encoding nitrate/nitrite two-component system sensor histidine kinase NarQ yields the protein MKQGSLTSKILGVMLVLILLSSSLAIFAIINLSYSLGDARAINASGSLRMQSYRLMFYANSGSEDAQEKIVEFEATLHSEALQPSTDWLSPQKIADQYQLVIDKWLVMKYYIEQENSRDYAASLKDFVDTIDLLVLEMEHHAAFKLRLLAASQIFGLGLMLGIAFLAVRFTKRKVVVPLQQLMESANTISKGNFEIEMPETEYIELTALTHALQKTAKELATLYGNLESQVTEKTLALTRANNELAFLYDNLLTLNANKLDYKALKAVLNQLKNYESLDYLRLIIQYPEQELEIIQADGGWPSDPVASTRFQLQFEQADLGYLELISVQEPNTALFNNFAIMLTRSIVIHNATEQRQQLALMEERGVIARELHDSLGQVLSFLKIQISLLRKNLDYSCRSPAVENQLTEINEGVSTAYVQLRELLSTFRLTIKEPNLKNALEAMLEQLRTKTDIQINLDYKLAPQWLEAKQHIHILQITREATLNAIKHANASIINIRCYKDDKGMVNISVSDNGIGIGYLKERDQHFGIGIMHERASKLAGYVVFSSNSKSPVDGQTEVTQQTQQTQSGTLTTTIDSELSLPQGTKVTLIFPSQQEPANG from the coding sequence ATGAAACAGGGCAGTCTCACCTCTAAAATACTAGGGGTAATGTTAGTATTGATTTTGCTTTCTAGCAGCCTTGCCATCTTCGCAATCATCAATTTGTCTTACAGTTTAGGCGATGCTAGGGCCATTAATGCCTCGGGCTCCCTGCGGATGCAAAGTTATCGGCTGATGTTTTATGCCAATTCAGGCAGCGAGGACGCACAGGAAAAAATCGTCGAATTTGAAGCAACGCTTCACTCAGAGGCACTACAACCCTCCACAGACTGGCTTAGCCCCCAAAAAATAGCCGACCAATACCAGCTCGTCATAGATAAATGGCTGGTGATGAAATACTACATAGAGCAGGAAAACTCCCGCGACTATGCCGCTTCCCTCAAAGATTTTGTCGATACCATAGATTTATTGGTGCTAGAGATGGAACATCACGCCGCCTTTAAGCTGCGGCTGCTCGCTGCCAGCCAGATTTTTGGATTAGGGCTGATGCTCGGCATCGCTTTTCTAGCCGTGCGTTTTACCAAACGCAAAGTGGTTGTGCCGTTACAGCAATTAATGGAGTCGGCCAACACGATTTCCAAGGGCAACTTCGAGATTGAAATGCCCGAGACCGAGTATATAGAACTCACCGCACTCACCCATGCACTGCAAAAAACGGCCAAGGAGTTAGCAACCCTATACGGTAACTTAGAATCCCAGGTCACTGAAAAAACCTTAGCGCTGACACGAGCAAATAACGAGCTGGCGTTCCTATATGATAACCTATTGACATTAAACGCAAATAAACTCGACTACAAGGCATTAAAAGCCGTATTAAATCAATTAAAAAACTATGAGTCGCTCGACTATCTTAGGCTTATTATCCAATACCCTGAACAGGAACTAGAGATTATTCAAGCTGATGGGGGTTGGCCGAGTGACCCTGTAGCGAGCACCCGCTTCCAGTTACAATTTGAGCAAGCGGATCTGGGCTACTTAGAACTGATCTCGGTGCAGGAACCCAATACCGCGCTGTTTAACAACTTCGCCATCATGCTCACCCGCTCCATAGTGATCCACAACGCGACGGAGCAGAGGCAGCAACTGGCACTGATGGAAGAGCGCGGAGTCATAGCGCGGGAGTTACACGATTCCCTGGGCCAAGTATTATCCTTCCTTAAAATTCAAATTAGCTTACTGCGTAAAAACTTAGATTACAGTTGCCGTAGCCCTGCGGTAGAAAATCAATTAACGGAAATCAATGAAGGCGTAAGCACTGCATATGTGCAGCTAAGGGAACTGCTCTCGACCTTTAGATTAACGATTAAAGAACCGAATTTGAAAAACGCACTCGAAGCCATGCTAGAGCAGCTCAGGACCAAAACAGACATACAAATCAACCTAGATTACAAACTGGCCCCCCAATGGCTTGAAGCTAAACAACATATCCATATTCTGCAAATCACCCGTGAAGCGACGCTTAATGCCATTAAACATGCTAATGCCAGCATCATTAATATCCGCTGTTATAAGGATGACAAAGGAATGGTCAATATCAGTGTCAGCGATAACGGAATTGGGATAGGGTACTTAAAAGAACGCGATCAGCACTTTGGCATAGGGATCATGCACGAACGAGCCAGTAAGTTAGCGGGTTACGTTGTATTTAGCAGTAATAGTAAGTCCCCTGTCGATGGCCAGACAGAGGTGACACAGCAAACACAGCAAACACAAAGTGGTACTCTCACGACCACAATAGACAGCGAACTGAGCCTTCCACAAGGAACAAAAGTCACGCTGATTTTCCCTTCTCAACAGGAGCCTGCAAATGGGTAA